Proteins from a genomic interval of Hypomesus transpacificus isolate Combined female unplaced genomic scaffold, fHypTra1 scaffold_64, whole genome shotgun sequence:
- the LOC124466094 gene encoding uncharacterized protein LOC124466094: MTISFSYRVGSSTVAGIVGAVSQAIWDCLVEEYMPVPTKQDWRDISEGFLQRWNLPNCLGFIDGKHVVIQAPHSSGSLYHNYKGTFSIVLLAVVDADCMFRVIDVGGYGRNSDGGTLGNSAFGLALKIGTLDLPENSIIPGAEPRGPLPHVFVGDEAFPLRTNLLRPFPGTNLSREKRLFNYRLSRARLTVECAFGILSSQWRMYRRVVGVNPAKAEVCVHLLWWWWLRCRCLNSFKGMLEADP; encoded by the coding sequence ATGACAATCAGCTTCAGCTATCGTGTGGGCTCAAGCACTGTGGCAGGTATTGTTGGGGCTGTGTCCCAGGCCATTTGGGACTGCCTGGTGGAGGAGTACATGCCTGTGCCAACCAAGCAGGACTGGAGGGACATTTCTGAAGGCTTCCTTCAGAGGTGGAACTTACCTAACTGCTTGGGTTTCATCGATGGCAAGCACGTTGTCATCCAGGCCCCTCACAGCTCAGGGTCACTGTACCACAATTACAAGGGGACATTCTCCATCGTTCTTCTTGCGGTTGTGGACGCCGACTGCATGTTCCGGGTCATTGATGTGGGGGGTTACGGTCGCAACAGTGACGGTGGGACCCTGGGCAACTCTGCGTTTGGTTTGGCCCTGAAGATTGGAACCCTGGACCTCCCAGAGAACTCCATCatccctggagcagagccacgTGGACCACTGCCACACGTCTTCGTAGGTGATGAGGCCTTTCCTCTGCGGACAAACCTCCTGCGCCCCTTCCCTGGGACAAACCTCTCCAGGGAGAAGAGGCTTTTCAACTACCGCCTCAGCCGTGCCAGGTTGACAGTAGAGTGTGCCTTTGGCATACTCTCCAGCCAGTGGAGAATGTATCGGCGTGTCGTTGGTGTCAACCCAGCAAAGGCGGAGGTTTGTGTGCAcctgttgtggtggtggtggttgaggTGCAGGTGCTTGAATAGCTTCAAGGGGATGCTGGAGGCTGACCCCTAA